The stretch of DNA AATACCATCAAGTATTGCTGTTGTAACTGTTTCCATTAATGCAAATTGTGAATCAAGTCCAAGTGTCAATAacatgacaaaaaataataatgaccaTACTGGAGCAATTGGAAGTCTTGCAACAACTTCTGGATAAACAATAAATGCTAATCCAGCACCTTGATCAACAACTGATGCAACTGGTACACCAAGTTCATGTGCAAGAAATCCAATAACCGAAAATATAACAAGTCCAGCAAAAAATGATGTACCAATATTACTTACAGCAACAATCAATGAAtctttataacaattattatcaaatttattatatgaacTTAGTGTTATTAAACCACCCCATGCTGGACTTAgagcaaaaaatatttgtacagCAGCATCACCCCATACTTTTGCTGTTGTTAAACGTAATCtggtgttaaataaaataatataccttcATCAGCACCAGGTAATAATATACCACGTATAAATAGTGCAatctgttgataaaaaaaaatcaaatattagcaaattaatatttatttaattgctatatataaattaccaaaacaACATATGGAAATAAAGCTGTAAAATATACAACTTTTCCAGAACTTTGTACACCTTTACTCAGACAAAGAAATACAATGACCCATGCTAAAAATAAACAGGCAGCCATGGTTGGTTTAATTGATCCAGTATATTCAATTCCATGACTCATTCCAAGTACATGATgtctacaaataaaatataaaaatataaataatattgttttaatattgttgattgtattaaataataaataataatagtactcAAAATATTCTTCAGCTGGTGGACGTCTTATTGCTGATGTTATATTTTCCATAGTTAAACCCATAGCTGTCATTTGAGTTGAATTTAAACATTGTCgtttaaaatatgaattatttctttcaGCACATTCTTCAGCAGCAATTGGTTCAATGCAATCTTCACCACTCCATTCAGGTTCACAATTACTCCATGGCAGTGAGCTTCCAccttaatagaaaaataataaaataattattatacacaaagatgatgataaaaaataattaataattataaaattactgaCTGAAGATTGAGGCAAACATATAGTGAATTGTCCaggcaataattaaattgtagtAAAGCATTACAACTGAACTAACAAGAACCATTCCATAGCCAAGACCTCGTAAAAGTggtgaaaatttttgatacgCTGCAACTGGTCCTAGACTTGCATATtgaccttgaaaaaaaatatttatattatttcatttaattgataattgataataaataaataatcaataccCAATGAAAGTTCCATAAACATCAATGGTAATCCAGCAATTATGAGCATTATTGTAAATGGTATGAGAAAGGCACCACCACCATTTGAATAACACAAATATGGAAAactatattttgaaaaaaaaaaaacaattaattaattgatgttaataattatttattatttattatttttaatataattaccgCCAAACATTTCCAAGTCCTACACTGTAACCAAgcagtgataataaaaaatcaaattttccaGTCCAAGTACCACGTTCTGGATGATCATCTTCACCGTCTTGCAATGGTGCTTGACTATTTGCAACTGAATATTTATCTtcattctgttttttttttttttaaatgaatcaatttaattaattcctaattatatatagctaaagaaaaacaaataaacttaCATCCCAAGATTCGAGGTAAGGCCTCATTCGTGGAGATGTGTCTTCCATCatctgttgatttttttcgctcttttgtatatttatttcaagattttattattcttttcatttttaaattttttattatacgagattatttttttttaaattaattttatcaacaagttTAGTATCACGACATCAGGCTAACAATCAGTCactaagaaaatataatttttactgttaaaacttcatttaaaattcagtATGAATTTAGcacctaaaaaaataaaaaaaaaaaatattttaaatatttttgcattttataaatgttatttaaataataatatcaataagtaaattgaatataacattttttttcttttttacttatgcaatatttttttgttatgaaatttatttcaatttgataatgttatttaaattattcgtCAAATTTTCATTCCAttagtgttattattatttaaaataaaaaaaaaccaacaatattattgtattatttttttatgatagaaattaaaaagatttaaataataattaatataaaattttaaaaaatttcacttaccaatttattcaaaattaatcacaaatagatcaaaataaataaaaaaaaaaaaaaaaatcaataaactctaaatattttaaaaaaataaaatatgaatttaattaatttcttaaataaattgatgcaGTCAGCTGTTACCCGGCGTCGAGGTCATTTATTCGACATTGAGCAGTCACTCAGAGAGAAACCTTGAAAACCTTATCCACAAATATTTGCAcccttaaaataaataataaataaactcaaaatttaaccaagtaaaaaaaataaataaataaataaataataacaaatagtCAGTTACCCCACCTTACATCACTCcctaaagaagaagaaaaaaaaaaaaaaaaaaaaactacccttaaaaattcttttaaataaaaacaataggtaaatgattaataaatttttacacactaaattttatcaatcgaCACTTTTTTTGGTATAATTTGAATGACGTTAAACTGTTGTTTTATTtggtgaaaaaatttttaaaaatatttttatcaacgaacggaggtaaaaaaaaaaaagttaagtgAAAATGCCCGCGTTTAGTCAGCCTCCGGTTGGTTGTGAATAATCAAGCACCAATGGCAATGTCAGGTGCCTGCCTAGACCAACACATAAAGACAATTTTAGTATCAACACATAGATATATTTGGCTGGGGGAATAGATCGATATTACTGCTCCTGCGAATCTGTGTCCTACCCCAAAGTATTCCCACAGCCTCACTCACTCACTCCCTCACTCACtcactccttttttttttttttctttttttctattttattttttctcactttaatttgtatatattttttatctcgttcATATACTCTATGTGCAGTCTTAATGACGCGATAGTTTGAAATaaacttgatatatattagatgactgaaataaaaattattagggaTGATaactatttcattttttatttttataatgtcaagttgttttttaaaataatatgattttaaaattgttttattgtcattttaaaattaaattttcttgtctttttaattttttttcaaagaagaGCTGTTGATTCCTTTGAGAAAAGATGAAAAACTTTGTGTCAAATATtgaaagtaaaagaaaattttttatatgtaaaagtTGCCTCAACATATCAGAAAgtttgatctttttttttttaaattttaacatgaTATGATATTGCTTTTCATATATGCAAAGTGACAATGGTTGAGGTCACAAAGCCATCATCATTCGAAGGTCAAAAGTCAATTTACCctgtgtaatttttatatttaaaaatttcgtttgaagaaatatatattttatcaaacgaaattctttaaaacaattatttattaattaatttagtaacattttgtttcatttatcaacaaaaatgatttatattttgaattaatatttatgttgacctcaattttcaagtatatGATACCTGATGACaatgatgaatattaatttgcaaattaaattaacaattatttacacATTGTCAAcgacaaaatacaaaaacatttaagtatgacaatgtttttttttttttttttattttctaaattattggcaaagtttttattgttgaatgaaaaatataaataaaaacctcGAATGCATCGATTTAGAATTGCAGTCAGAGAATATCCTATTGATAAACTCAGgaggacaaaaaaataaaaaaaataaaaaaaaaagaaattcaatCAAGGGTTTttgatataaagaaaaaaaagtaaatagtaTATTACAtattgacaaaatattttgtgtTCAATTGATCTCTCTTTCTTTTCTAAAACATACTGGgtcatatgttttttttttttttttatatgctaaATTTATATccaatatttcaatgtgttacTGTGTCAAATTGTACATCTACTTTAATCAATTCACCTTTTtagacaatgaaaataattttggatAAAAAAGTCGATAAATCATTAgcttttaatttcatcaaccttgtgaataatattgtttcaaataatatttagaaatttaattgtaattgttttaaattaattttatttatttattattttgtttaattaaaattttacaattcatTTGTTGATGTTTCCATTAAAATTGGTTGGTTATTCAGTGTGAAAATTTATCggagtgatgatgatgatgatgacaaaatTAGGGGTAAAAACGAATGAGAATATTGTCCTTGATCGAAATTCAACCGCATTTAAGCGGAAGTTTtatcctaattttttttcattttctttatcatttcATCCCACCCTCAAAAAATAACccttattgatataaaaataaacttttaaaaaatatcaaaaaacaaagtttaaattatatttaaaaaaatttatgcgatataattattttatttcatttcatttcctcaaataaacaatcgtaattaaaaaaacaaataataataatataataattaattgaataatcataatattttttaatatatttatctctatctaaattaaaatataaattgatactgttgaattatatatgagaatttaattttctaccaTCTAATCAtcagataaaagaaaaattaaaaaaataaaaagagagtTTTGTGAAAATCGATGATGAAAAGTGCATACCTACAcactcatgaaaattatatacacatacatacatatatatatgataaaaatctCGAgagaattgtaaattttcttaCCATTCCATTTGCCAATAGGAAGGAATATTTgaaaatcatcatttatttaaatccaattcatttgtttttcaataaaacatttattattagtatattatttatattgtaaaaaattgataaaaaaaaaaaaaaattagaaataaataataaatcattaacaaaagttatttttttgtagtatCAATATTCTAAACATAAAAAATGGTCATATATTTcatctaataatttaaataaataaataaaataaaaggtactatatttttgtttgcTAATTACGCGGGTATTGCATTCAGCGCTAACTCTTTCAttactatgtttttttttttttttttattcgccATATTGAGCGTGCGTAgttctattttgtttttttttttgtattaataatacaacgGAAATAggtagaataaaataaatttatattctatatttttttttaatttatttttttaaatacaaaaaacaaaaaattttatgaaaaaaaaaaaaaaaaaaaaagtttttaaaatagttttatatacacatagctaaatattttttttttaatttaattttaaaaagaaaatttgaaaacaaaGACGcaatataatagtttttatacCTGGTTTTCTTCTCGTCATTTTCCACCCACCAACTCCACAATTCTCCTCAATTCTCCTCAATTTTTCACCATTTCATCGTTCATAGTTTCATACAACACAAacttctctctctctctatttAACAACATAAAATCAAGTGTGtgtgtttcaattttttgtgtgtatattatattttggttAACAACACAACGAACCCAACtctaaatttagtttattataaagaaaaaaaaaaacaaataaattaaatttttaagtttttattgaagaaattgtatattaatttttttattattgttattatcaataaacttGGTGTGTAATTTtcaaggttaaaaatttttaattacaaaaaataatataatcaattgtgtttgttaaattgtaaaacaaaaaaaaagcaaataattaattcaaatagtgcatcatcatcatcatcaaaagtttattttatttattgacaatattaaaaattatcaacaagtcATTGAGACATAATATCAACGTCATTCAGAATCTATGAACGCCAAGAATCAAGAGGACCCTGGTGAAGATCTTGCATctaggtatatttatttatttttattttaatgacatGTTTGACGATAATAATATCAGCTGTTTAATATTTTgccttaattttattaattttgacaaGTCATTGACACTCCATGTGAcagaaacaaaacaaaaaaaaaaacctaaaattagcataaaaattttgtacgtttatattttttaaaataaaaaaaataataaaaatcaaatgtaCAAG from Aphidius gifuensis isolate YNYX2018 linkage group LG4, ASM1490517v1, whole genome shotgun sequence encodes:
- the LOC122854112 gene encoding LOW QUALITY PROTEIN: sodium- and chloride-dependent glycine transporter 1-like (The sequence of the model RefSeq protein was modified relative to this genomic sequence to represent the inferred CDS: inserted 1 base in 1 codon); this translates as MMEDTSPRMRPYLESWDNEDKYSVANSQAPLQDGEDDHPERGTWTGKFDFLLSLLGYSVGLGNVWRFPYLCYSNGGGAFLIPFTIMLIIAGLPLMFMELSLGQYASLGPVAAYQKFSPLLRGLGYGMVLVSSVVMLYYNLIIAWTIHYMFASIFSGSSLPWSNCEPEWSGEDCIEPIAAEECAERNNSYFKRQCLNSTQMTAMGLTMENITSAIRRPPAEEYFEHHVLGMSHGIEYTGSIKPTMAACLFLAWVIVFLCLSKGVQSSGKVVYFTALFPYVVLIALFIRGILLPGADEGILFYLTPDXRLTTAKVWGDAAVQIFFALSPAWGGLITLSSYNKFDNNCYKDSLIVAVSNIGTSFFAGLVIFSVIGFLAHELGVPVASVVDQGAGLAFIVYPEVVARLPIAPVWSLLFFVMLLTLGLDSQFALMETVTTAILDGIPSLRNFKTWVVLGVSIFGYAGGLVFTTNAGMYWLQLMDKYAANWSVLLIAIAECILVAWVYGADRFLDDIQMMIGKRGKCWRFFWKWMWKIITPATLFFILFFNWVEYEPLSYGTYIYPRWADAVGWIVGLFPVCVILIMAAWQIKSTKRRSSYDEDDDDDYDEETDPRLSRSSERVKKKRKKESIWIRARILLQATPEWRPASKNFSSSRNLTNTSLPGQAYDSVRDTIVLVNGQPLVQQPPPTTTTVSSSSSQKLPGPSILKNSSKADLITSQQV